In a genomic window of Muntiacus reevesi chromosome 1, mMunRee1.1, whole genome shotgun sequence:
- the UQCRH gene encoding cytochrome b-c1 complex subunit 6, mitochondrial isoform X2 gives MGDPILLLLAAVWLRQLAFCTDPLTTVREQCEQLEKCVKARERLELCDERVSSRSQTEEDCTEELFDFLHARDHCVAHKLFNSLK, from the exons ATGGGAGACCCCATTCTGCTCTTACTGGCGGCAGTGTGGCTCCGCCAGCTGGCCTTCTGCACG GATCCTCTAACAACAGTGAGAGAGCAGTGCGAGCAGCTGGAGAAATGTGTGAAGGCTCGGGAGCGGCTAGAGCTCTGTGATGAGCGTGTATCCTCCaggtcacagacagaggaggactGCACAGAGGAGCTCTTTGACTTCTTGCATGCAAGGGACCACTGT GTGGCCCACAAACTGTTTAACAGCTTGAAATAA
- the UQCRH gene encoding cytochrome b-c1 complex subunit 6, mitochondrial isoform X1 produces MGLEDEQRMLTGSGDPKEEEEEEEELVDPLTTVREQCEQLEKCVKARERLELCDERVSSRSQTEEDCTEELFDFLHARDHCVAHKLFNSLK; encoded by the exons ATGGGGCTAGAGGACGAGCAAAGGATGCTGACCGGGTCCGGAGATCCCAAGGAG gaggaagaagaggaagaggaattaGTG GATCCTCTAACAACAGTGAGAGAGCAGTGCGAGCAGCTGGAGAAATGTGTGAAGGCTCGGGAGCGGCTAGAGCTCTGTGATGAGCGTGTATCCTCCaggtcacagacagaggaggactGCACAGAGGAGCTCTTTGACTTCTTGCATGCAAGGGACCACTGT GTGGCCCACAAACTGTTTAACAGCTTGAAATAA